The Thermacetogenium phaeum DSM 12270 genome segment TTCCCCGAGAAAGGGTAGCGGTTTTGATATTTACTGCTTCCCTTGATTACGCCTTTTTCTTTACCTCTTTGCTTCAATATTTCTTTGACGGCTTCAAATTCCTCATGGGATATAATGGCTTCATGATGATCTTTTATCATGTATTGATCTTTTTCCCCACGATTATAATGCCGCTTAAAATTCTCATCTGTATAGGTCTTTTGCAGAAGGACATCCCCGGTATATTTTTCATTGCTAAGGATACCGCGGATAGTGGTCGCTGTCCAGTGTGAACCTCTCTTTGTTGGGATTTTATCCGAATTTAGCCCATCTGCAATTATCTGTGTGCCTTTACCGTCCAAAGCCTCGGAAAAAATCCGCTTTACGATTTCAGCCTGTTCTTTATTGATAAATAGCTTTCCATCCACATAATCGTAACCATAGGGAGGATACGAAATTTTGTATGTTCCGTTTTGGAACCTGCGCCTGATAGACCACTTACTATTTTCTGCAATGGATAATGACTCGTTTTCTGCAAGGCTGCTCAAAATTGTCAGCACCAATTCGCCTTCCATGCGCTGCGTGTTTATATTCTCTTTCTCGAAATAGATGAAAACACCGAGATCAGTAAGTTTTCGCACCATCTCAATGCAGTCGGTTGTATTTCTGGCAAATCTGCTGACTGACTTGGTTATAATAAAGTCAATTTTCTTGTTTTCACAATCTGCAAGCAGCCTTAAAAGTCCAGTTCGGTTTTCCTTTTTTGTGCCTGAAATGCCTTCATCATAGTAAATCCCTGCAAATTCCCAATCAGGATTTGCTTTTATATAGGATTCATAATGGTCCTTTTGCGCTTCCAGGCTTGCCATTTGTTCATCACTGTCTGTTGAAACCCTGCAATAAGCCGCTACCCTCACCTTTGGCTTGAAAGCTTGGAGAGCATTGTTTCCATCAATCCTTGTTACCTTTCTCACTGTTTTCACCTCCTTTGGGCATGTGACATGTTACCTCTGTGTGCCGCTAATAGCAAGCTAATTAGGCCATAAGCTGTGCATACATCGGCGAGAAAGTTTTGCGGTTCAACTTGTCGATTTTGTTGAATTCTTCTTCTGAAATCAGTCCCGCCTTAAGCATCCTCTGCAGAATTTTGTATGCCCGCCAGTAATCAACCTCTCTTTGAATTTCCTCCTGTGTTATCTTTGTATAGTTCGTTTCCTGCGGGTTATATGGTAAATGATTAGCCGCCTCTATCATTCAAGCACCTCCTATAAAAACTTAGGACAGCCGCGATTGGCTGTCCTTTATCGTTATTCCGGCAATTTGAGAACTTGTCCGGGGTAAATAGTATCTGAAGTCAGGCCATTGAGTTTCTTAATCTCCGGATATCTTGTTCCTCTACCGAGTTCTTTTTCTGCTATTCTCCATAAGGTGTCGCCTTTTTGCACTGTATAGGTTCTATTGCCCTTGTTATCAGGAATGCTGTTTACAATTACAAGGTTTTCTTTTGCTACCCAAGTGTTTATGCCTGCAATCTCTTGACCGCCGGATTTCTTAACCTTTTTGCCAAGCAATACACATTCTTTGCCGCCTTTTATGACCGGCTTGCCTTTGTATAAAGTCTGTGTGACCCTGTGGTAATAGTCATTTTTGACCCACGTTGGAACTTCCACACTGCCGGGGTAGTAATTCTTTACACTGTCCTTAAACTCCACCATATCTCCAATTCCAATATCAGTATTGGTATCTGTACTGTTCTCCAGCGCTTTTTTTACTGCTTTACGGAAAGTATCCATATTCTCACCATGCTTGGGAAACCAGTGCATCACATCAGCATGGTTGCTGGCAATACCGAGCTTATATCCCTCGGAGTGGCAGATGATGTCATTCTCATTAAGACCGTACTTCTTGCAGAGCATAACGCAGAGTTCAACCGCATTCTGCCACGCTTTTCGGAAGTAGGCCTCCTGCTTAGCTGTATCATAGCCGACCATTACCGACCCGGATTTATACGAAAACCCAGCAGGCTCACAGATTTCAAAGCCAATATGGGTATTGTTGGCTGCTCCTCCCGCATGCCACCCGCGATGATCCCAAGGCAGGTATTGCCAAATCTCTTTATCGTCTACAAAAGCATGTACACATACCTGCCTATTTGTTTCGCCGGCTTTATAGGATTTGTTCCAGCGGCTAAACCAGTCGGCCGCCATTACACCCGGCACAGCCGTCGAATGTACCATGATTCCTTTAGGCGTGATTTTGCGGCCTGCTGTATAGCAATCGTTTCGCGTCATGTATTTAGTAAAAAGCTTCATTTCTTTTCATCCTCCTCATTTGAGCGGCCATGCAGTTGTTCCAATGCGTTCTTCAGCTTTTCAGGAATGGGCAGTCCTATATGTGCTGCATTCTCAAGAATTGAAACTCCTTCATTACTTAGGTAAAAGAAAATCACCGCTGTCCGGATTGCCCCGCCATTGCCGAGCACCTGGCTGTCGATTATGTGTCCCACACCCACAAGTACAAAAATAAGTACCTTCTTAAAGATGCCCTTGGCCCCGATTTCACTCGAAAGCTTTCTGTCTACAACGGCACACATCACTCCGGTCACATAGTCAATAGTTACAAAAGCGACGAGAGCATATAAAAATCCATCCAGCCCTCCAAGAAACCAGCCAAGAAATCCGCCAATAGCAGTAAAAACCGCCTGTATCCAGTTCCATACTGTTTTCATTGTCTTAACCCTCCGTTCAACTTGAATTTTGCATATAAAAAAGCGCCCTGCCTTAAAGCAAAGCGCTTTAACTAAGTTTTTAGCCTATATTTGTAAAGTTATTATCCCATCTTCCTTAACTTGAAATTAGGCCTGTAGACGTTTATCCTTTTCCCCTTCTTCCAGAACGAAAAATCGTCATCGTCCAGCTTCCACAGGACGATGCTCCGTATTTTCTTTTCATGAAGCCATTCCAGCAATTCGCCTATTGTATCCCCAGCAGCAAACCATGTTTCTCCATCGGTGCTCTTAGCTTTCCACTGCTTGTCCTCGTAGTCTTTCTCCGGCAAAAGTATTCTTCTTCCTGCGATCCATGTTGCAAGCTCCAACAGATTCTGCTCTGCCGTCATCTCCTCACTCCACAAACAACCGAACAGCCCAATGCCGCCTACGAGCTTATGCCTTGGAATAAGTTTCAGGAGCGTCATATACCGACGCTTGAATTTTTCTAAATTCGTAATAGGCCCGGGTTTAGTCCAAGGCCCATGGTCAAGATAGGTCATGGGAGATATTTTATCCGCCCACTTTGCTATTTCGCAGTAATCAAACCATGCATCCCACTGGCTGTCACCGGAATAAGGATAAGGTGCTGCCACCATCAGTTCATAGCATTTGCCCATGCCAGTATGGAGTTTTTGAGCCAGCTCCTTAAACCATGCGCTTGCAGCTTCCCTGTCTGTCTCTTTTACTTCCTCAAAATCGATACACACTCCATCCCAGCCTTCATTGATAAGGGTATCTGCTATAGCCTGTATACTTACTTGAGGATTTAAAAAAACCTGCGATGCTATATCCGGATCCCAACCATTCTCTCCGTAATTTCCAAATACAGCATAAGCCGGTTTACCCATGCTCTGCCACCATGTCTTGTCCGGGTTTATATCCCCTGCCAAATTTAAATCCCCTGTAAAGTTATATCCGTCAAATATAGCTATATCAATAATGTCTTTGTTTTCCCGCAAGGAATAGCAGCCCCATTCCCGGTTTATTACATAGCCGTATATGGAAAGTGGGGGCTTGGGTTTTTGAGGGCAGAACATTTCAAAGGTATGGAGTTTAATCAGGTCAGCAAAAGGCGGCATCAGAGCATCGTTTAACATCATCACGCGGGGAATTTCATCCATGGCAGTGATGGCAGCGGGGTTGTGGTTCTGGCGGGTATCAAGCACTCCTGCCTGGATGGTAAACATGGCCTCCATGTTGTGGCTACTTTGATTCCCTCTCAATGTTTCATTATTGGCCCCGAAAGGAAAAGCCAACGTCCATACCGGCGGGATATATGCCCCTTCCGGGTAGCTGCTCTCTTCGCTCACAAACCACAGGTCGGGATTGACCGCCGCCTCCTTGACTCCACCGGCCGCCCTGCTGTTCCAAAAACCTGTTGCCTCTGAACTTTCAGGATCATATCTCCCGGAAATGCAAAATACCCCTTCTACCTCCCCGCCTTCATTCCTAGCGCTGTTTCGAGTGATAAACTTAAGGCAGTATTCATGTCCTGCCTGAATAAAACAGGTTTTCTGATCATCAAATTCTATTTCCAGTGTGTGAATTTCCCGCCATTTCTGGTTAGGAGTAAAGCCCTTTCTTAACAGAGTAAAATTGCCAGGAACGCCTTCGTTCCAGTCGCCGATATATACGTCACACAAGGCTACATAGCCAATGCCAAAGGGCATAGCTGGATTAAAAACAAGCTTCCTAGTGGTAAAGCTTCTATCAAATACTACTTTTAAGCAGGTTTCCACCTTTTCAAAGCTGCCAGCCGGGCTTTCCCCGATTTTCTCTCCGGTTACCGGGTCAAGAATATCCTCCGTTTCTGTCCAGGAAGCGCCAAAAAGCGGCATAGCAATTGAACTATTAGGGGTTTCAATATTTTCAATAGGATCCTGCCTTTCAAACGAAACACAATCCCCTGCGTATTCTTCAATCGTCCTTTTCAGCCTCGCTGTATCCGCATCGATTCTGGCAATATACGCATTTTCATTTTCTTTACTTCCAGTACCGTCTGAAAGTATAAGCATTGGAAGTCCATGATGTATTGCCCATGATCCTACCCTGTCATAATCACTCTCGTAACTGTTGGTAGCACAGTTTTCCACATTAAACAGGCTAGGGTCCATAAAGAGACGCAGCTCCTGCTGTTTGTCAGAAATGTTTTTAGTAAAAAATCGCAGGTTATACCAATTCCCCGCTTGAACAGTATAAGGCTGGTCAAAACGGATGATATCGTACCTTCCTACCGGCCAGGAAATGCCGAGGCTCGCATCGTAAAGGTCCAACGGTTCCTGCTTTGGATGCCAATTTTCCGCTACTACTGTTTCACCTGCTATCCCGGCAGCACCTGTCTTTCCTCCGATGCTCACCCGCACTACAAGATCATAACAAGTTTCAGTAGGAAGATGTGTGGCAAATTTTAAGAGGATTCGGTTAACAGTCATTGTCTTGTCTGCATAAAATCCAACATAACTTTCTATGGGGAAAAGCTCACCGCTTGGACTTTTTCCGGTACCAGCAATGGGCAGGGCCCAGTATTGTGAAAGAGGATAGTTTTCCCCTTGATTTAAATACGCATATATGCCATTATCCTGCCAAAGGCGGCAAGCAAAAGCGCTTTCACTGTTCCCTTCCGCATCATCCAGGTCAAAATAGTGAAGCCCGTATGAATGGCTGCCCAGAGTACAGAGCCCGCTTTCAACCATATCTTTAAGCTGGGCAAAGGTCATAAAATCCTGTTTTTCAACAGAGCCACCGATAACAAACACCGTAAAAGGCATGTTATATTGCTTTAATACCGGATAAGCATAGCGG includes the following:
- a CDS encoding recombinase family protein; amino-acid sequence: MRKVTRIDGNNALQAFKPKVRVAAYCRVSTDSDEQMASLEAQKDHYESYIKANPDWEFAGIYYDEGISGTKKENRTGLLRLLADCENKKIDFIITKSVSRFARNTTDCIEMVRKLTDLGVFIYFEKENINTQRMEGELVLTILSSLAENESLSIAENSKWSIRRRFQNGTYKISYPPYGYDYVDGKLFINKEQAEIVKRIFSEALDGKGTQIIADGLNSDKIPTKRGSHWTATTIRGILSNEKYTGDVLLQKTYTDENFKRHYNRGEKDQYMIKDHHEAIISHEEFEAVKEILKQRGKEKGVIKGSSKYQNRYPFSGKIKCAECGSNFKRRIHGSGDCKYIAWCCTKHIKDASSCSMKFVREDAIHQAFVVMINKLIFGHKFILKPLLQSLKKSNYSDNITKIQELETKIKENTERVQVIMGLMAKGYLEPALFNTQKNELLKEAALLKGQREALKRVIDGGMTTLVEVEKLFKFATKAEKQIDAFDIEIFEDFTREIIVFSQEEIGFKMKCGLNLRERLMK
- a CDS encoding SHOCT domain-containing protein, giving the protein MIEAANHLPYNPQETNYTKITQEEIQREVDYWRAYKILQRMLKAGLISEEEFNKIDKLNRKTFSPMYAQLMA
- a CDS encoding N-acetylmuramoyl-L-alanine amidase codes for the protein MKLFTKYMTRNDCYTAGRKITPKGIMVHSTAVPGVMAADWFSRWNKSYKAGETNRQVCVHAFVDDKEIWQYLPWDHRGWHAGGAANNTHIGFEICEPAGFSYKSGSVMVGYDTAKQEAYFRKAWQNAVELCVMLCKKYGLNENDIICHSEGYKLGIASNHADVMHWFPKHGENMDTFRKAVKKALENSTDTNTDIGIGDMVEFKDSVKNYYPGSVEVPTWVKNDYYHRVTQTLYKGKPVIKGGKECVLLGKKVKKSGGQEIAGINTWVAKENLVIVNSIPDNKGNRTYTVQKGDTLWRIAEKELGRGTRYPEIKKLNGLTSDTIYPGQVLKLPE
- a CDS encoding phage holin family protein, yielding MKTVWNWIQAVFTAIGGFLGWFLGGLDGFLYALVAFVTIDYVTGVMCAVVDRKLSSEIGAKGIFKKVLIFVLVGVGHIIDSQVLGNGGAIRTAVIFFYLSNEGVSILENAAHIGLPIPEKLKNALEQLHGRSNEEDEKK
- a CDS encoding polysaccharide deacetylase family protein; translated protein: MQDKAWYIPVLAYHEIGTEQWYYNTPEQFAWHIKWLYENGYKAIHIKDYVDYWKGLLDENDLPAKPVLIVFDDARAGVYRYAYPVLKQYNMPFTVFVIGGSVEKQDFMTFAQLKDMVESGLCTLGSHSYGLHYFDLDDAEGNSESAFACRLWQDNGIYAYLNQGENYPLSQYWALPIAGTGKSPSGELFPIESYVGFYADKTMTVNRILLKFATHLPTETCYDLVVRVSIGGKTGAAGIAGETVVAENWHPKQEPLDLYDASLGISWPVGRYDIIRFDQPYTVQAGNWYNLRFFTKNISDKQQELRLFMDPSLFNVENCATNSYESDYDRVGSWAIHHGLPMLILSDGTGSKENENAYIARIDADTARLKRTIEEYAGDCVSFERQDPIENIETPNSSIAMPLFGASWTETEDILDPVTGEKIGESPAGSFEKVETCLKVVFDRSFTTRKLVFNPAMPFGIGYVALCDVYIGDWNEGVPGNFTLLRKGFTPNQKWREIHTLEIEFDDQKTCFIQAGHEYCLKFITRNSARNEGGEVEGVFCISGRYDPESSEATGFWNSRAAGGVKEAAVNPDLWFVSEESSYPEGAYIPPVWTLAFPFGANNETLRGNQSSHNMEAMFTIQAGVLDTRQNHNPAAITAMDEIPRVMMLNDALMPPFADLIKLHTFEMFCPQKPKPPLSIYGYVINREWGCYSLRENKDIIDIAIFDGYNFTGDLNLAGDINPDKTWWQSMGKPAYAVFGNYGENGWDPDIASQVFLNPQVSIQAIADTLINEGWDGVCIDFEEVKETDREAASAWFKELAQKLHTGMGKCYELMVAAPYPYSGDSQWDAWFDYCEIAKWADKISPMTYLDHGPWTKPGPITNLEKFKRRYMTLLKLIPRHKLVGGIGLFGCLWSEEMTAEQNLLELATWIAGRRILLPEKDYEDKQWKAKSTDGETWFAAGDTIGELLEWLHEKKIRSIVLWKLDDDDFSFWKKGKRINVYRPNFKLRKMG